A part of Myxococcales bacterium genomic DNA contains:
- a CDS encoding response regulator: MVLTDMVMPGMGGQELAARLGLERPNQKILLTSGYTDDTLRLGGLPEVGRHFIGKPYSAAELTRKVREVLDLEVSASAC, from the coding sequence ATGGTGCTCACGGACATGGTGATGCCAGGGATGGGCGGTCAGGAACTGGCGGCCCGCCTCGGGTTGGAGCGACCGAACCAGAAGATCCTCCTCACCTCGGGCTATACCGACGACACGCTACGGCTCGGTGGGCTGCCCGAAGTCGGCCGCCATTTCATCGGCAAGCCGTACTCGGCGGCGGAGCTGACCCGCAAGGTTCGGGAAGTGCTCGACCTCGAGGTTTCGGCTTCAGCTTGCTAG